A genomic window from Levilactobacillus yonginensis includes:
- a CDS encoding YbhN family protein, whose amino-acid sequence MSRRNKWVLAVMLLLGIAIFAYSLRDIKFSVLINDFVHINFWWFGVAVLCMVIYLGLEAWIVKVFISDRITGFTFKDALRIPMVEQLFNGITPFSSGGQPAQLIALMQTGVDAGKASSVLLMKFVVYQSMIVINFLFALLIGFHSIQDKLHALAWLVVFGFTIHFAVIVGLLMVMFWYAFTKKMVGVILYPMRWFMKPKRFERMEANLNGKIDSFYAESVRISGQGKLMLRVFVITFFQLMFYYLIPYFIMLALGYTSASIVMVTSLHILIVMVISLFPIPGGSGGAEYSFEMIFRSYITSNSKLVLAMILWRLLTYYLGMLAGLIAMIIRPDKVVEEKNQVND is encoded by the coding sequence ATGTCACGTCGAAATAAATGGGTACTAGCTGTAATGTTACTTTTGGGGATTGCCATTTTCGCCTACTCACTCCGTGACATTAAATTTTCAGTTTTGATCAATGATTTCGTACACATTAACTTCTGGTGGTTTGGGGTCGCCGTCTTGTGTATGGTGATTTATTTAGGGTTGGAAGCGTGGATCGTAAAGGTCTTCATTTCTGACCGAATTACAGGCTTCACGTTTAAGGACGCGCTACGGATTCCTATGGTCGAACAGTTATTCAACGGGATTACGCCGTTTTCATCTGGTGGGCAGCCAGCCCAACTAATTGCGTTGATGCAGACCGGGGTCGATGCGGGTAAAGCCAGTTCAGTTCTGTTGATGAAATTTGTGGTATACCAATCTATGATTGTCATCAACTTCTTGTTTGCACTGTTGATTGGGTTCCACAGTATTCAGGATAAACTGCACGCACTGGCTTGGCTGGTCGTTTTCGGATTTACTATTCACTTTGCGGTGATTGTTGGTCTGTTGATGGTCATGTTCTGGTACGCATTCACGAAGAAGATGGTGGGGGTCATCCTGTACCCGATGCGGTGGTTTATGAAACCCAAGCGGTTTGAACGAATGGAAGCCAACCTTAACGGGAAGATTGATTCATTCTACGCGGAAAGTGTCCGAATCAGCGGACAAGGAAAACTCATGCTACGGGTGTTTGTCATTACCTTTTTCCAACTGATGTTTTACTATCTAATTCCGTATTTTATTATGTTGGCGCTCGGCTATACGTCGGCCAGTATTGTGATGGTAACCAGTTTACATATTCTGATTGTGATGGTGATTTCACTATTTCCAATTCCTGGAGGCTCTGGAGGAGCGGAGTATAGCTTTGAAATGATTTTTAGGAGTTATATCACGTCGAATAGTAAATTAGTTCTAGCAATGATTTTGTGGCGTTTGTTAACCTATTACTTAGGGATGTTGGCTGGTCTGATTGCGATGATAATCCGTCCAGACAAGGTTGTCGAAGAGAAGAATCAGGTAAATGACTAA